The Pyrenophora tritici-repentis strain M4 chromosome 10, whole genome shotgun sequence genome contains a region encoding:
- a CDS encoding dolichyl-phosphate mannosyltransferase polypeptide 2, producing MADRLVGLSMLVAATAIFVYYTVWTLFMPFVDDDHILHSLFLQRVWAIRIPVILLILGTTVVGSFLSVVMIRSNRKKALKAKQKKAT from the exons ATG GCCGATCGCCTAGTAGGACTCAGCATGCTCGTCGCAGCGACTGCTATCTTCGTTTACTACACCGTCTGGACACTGTTCATG CCCTTTGTGGACGACGACCACATCCTGCACTCACTCTTCCTGCAGCGCGTCTGGGCTATCCGCATTCCCGTcatcctcctcatcctcggCACCACCGTCGTCGGCAGCTTCCTCTCCGTGGTCATGATACGGAGTAACCGGAAGAAGGCACTCAAGGCCAAGCAGAAGAAGGCCACCTAG
- a CDS encoding WD40 repeat protein produces MKYTVYDRLLKREFGQERRKYSDIRSIYGDRTWIDQLDIVNELEGHSGCVNALSWSTSGRLLASGSDDHRINIHSYHPESSTSQFNLTTSIQTGHRSNIFSVKFMPYSNDRTIVSATDDVRIFDIEHSGHSALRSTGRLNNGGTSSTRRRVTLTEGDTNAKAFRCHTDTVKRIVTEDTPFYFLTCSNDGEVRQWDIRQPSKTYPPARDTMVPVWARDGDASDNIPPPLISYSRYGLDLNTVSCSPSQPHYIALGGAHLHCFLHDRRMLGRDMNRERGSRLSSPSNWSDHDDELLGKATQCVKKFAPNGKQRMSRNDGGHITACKISDAEPNELVVSWSQEHIYSFDMLRAPDAREKVSPIKASDSKSGYRVKDDNRKRKRTKSSTLSREGIERAESRQRTESTDDDLALRVTFGNGQSEDIRIAPPAENRMTQEELNDLRGTDHYRIASTCVKIAKRVFDLGEHGEAGLQLAFTSILGMAHSILADMDDIDRTWGYPIDPDPVDVALQNKLRDSRAAARRFVQAAGTLARVLGGQLLTGSSSDALIAQHFASIQPAPRERELPQHEQFGYDFLKAILLWLDSGPGAVVEGFSGRSSNSRLPIPHGSDMDAIQERLIPYLLELASDKSIVNADASKFETDDTRVLFDSEIEAVDAFGQAISTPFADLTGEEESTPEAPSSNESTQTRSAAKRRWAYYIGRGVLLNAAKDIKFSFVDRAYGGRGLSDKRIRAEEQALREQQEDIDPLIDEGLVREAEVVSASAQAGSDQGELSSSSATVSDEEGLSRTRSGHLLWRSDFGRSRYKRWKVERDVPCIPHTRVYRGHCNVKTVKDVNYFGLHDEYVVSGSDSGHVFIWDRKTAHLVNILEGDGEVVNVIQGHPYEPTMAVSGIDHTIKIFSPDAHLQRNARKGVGVHSSDASVFSSINWERRRRNRATDTPTDADGEAAVEAGSDSDDEVAPGGLSSRKRMHQAYQITSKNDMDRKGGRDDYFISQAVFAQLARHIARGQAGGAEGGDGEEGEDGHPIVITEENCNIM; encoded by the exons ATGAAGTACACCGTTTATGATCGCCTGCTTAAGCGGGAATTTGGACAAGAGCGTCGAAAGTACAGCGACATTCGATCGATATACGGTGATCGAACTTGGATAGACCAGCTCGATATAGTGAACGAACTAGAAGGCCACAGTGGATGCGTCAATGCGCTGAG TTGGTCAACATCCGGACGCCTTCTTGCGTCAGGCTCAGACGACCACAGAATAAATATCCACTCGTACCACCCCGAGTCCTCGACTTCGCAATTCAACCTTACTACGTCGATCCAAACGGGACATCGGTCCAACATCTTCTCCGTGAAGTTTATGCCATATTCGAACGACCGCACCATTGTCAGCGCAACCGACGATGTGAGGATATTCGACATTGAGCATTCAGGACATTCGGCCCTCCGTTCTACTGGAAGATTGAATAATGGTGGCACAAGCTCGACGCGACGTAGAGTGACACTCACCGAAGGGGATACGAACGCGAAAGCTTTTCGCTGCCACACCGACACGGTGAAGCGGATCGTCACCGAAGACACACCCTTCTACTTTCTCACATGCTCAAATGATGGCGAGGTGCGGCAATGGGACATACGACAACCATCAAAGACATACCCGCCTGCGCGAGACACCATGGTCCCAGTCTGGGCAAGGGATGGGGATGCCTCGGACAACATTCCGCCGCCTCTCATCTCGTACAGCCGATACGGCCTAGATCTTAACACCGTCTCGTGCTCTCCGAGCCAACCGCATTATATCGCACTTGGTGGGGCTCATCTACACTGCTTCCTGCATGATCGACGTATGCTTGGTCGCGACATGAACCGCGAACGTGGGTCAAGGCTTTCTTCTCCAAGCAATTGGAGTGACCATGACGATGAGCTACTAGGGAAGGCAACCCAGTGTGTCAAGAAGTTTGCCCCCAATGGCAAGCAGCGCATGAGCAGGAACGATGGTGGACATATCACAGCATGCAAGATCAGCGATGCCGAACCGAACGAACTCGTTGTCAGCTGGTCCCAAGAGCACATATACAGCTTCGACATGCTAAGAGCTCCGGATGCGAGAGAAAAAGTGTCACCGATCAAGGCTTCAGATAGCAAGTCTGGCTATCGAGTAAAGGACGATAATAGGAAGAGAAAGCGAACAAAATCTAGCACCTTATCTCGGGAAGGTATTGAGAGGGCAGAATCAAGACAACGCACAGAGAGTACTGATGACGACCTGGCACTTCGTGTCACCTTTGGCAATGGACAGAGTGAAGATATCCGCATCGCACCACCTGCCGAAAACCGCATGACACAGGAAGAATTGAATGACCTGCGCGGGACTGACCATTACCGTATTGCAAGCACCTGTGTCAAGATAGCGAAACGAGTTTTTGACCTTGGAGAACATGGAGAGGCCGGATTACAGCTAGCCTTCACTTCCATCTTGGGAATGGCTCATTCGATACTAGCAGACATGGACGACATTGATCGAACGTGGGGCTATCCGATCGACCCAGATCCTGTGGATGTTGCACTGCAAAATAAACTTCGTGATAGCCGGGCAGCAGCTCGTCGCTTCGTACAGGCCGCTGGAACGTTGGCAAGGGTATTAGGAGGACAGCTTCTAACCGGATCCAGCTCTGACGCGTTGATTGCCCAACACTTTGCTTCAATACAACCGGCGCCTCGAGAGCGAGAGCTTCCACAGCACGAGCAATTCGGATATGATTTTCTGAAAGCCATCTTACTGTGGCTCGACAGCGGGCCAGGTGCAGTAGTGGAAGGGTTCTCGGGGCGAAGCAGTAATTCTCGTCTGCCCATTCCACATGGGTCGGATATGGATGCTATTCAAGAACGTCTAATCCCCTACTTGCTCGAACTTGCCAGCGATAAGAGTATCGTCAATGCCGATGCCTCGAAATTTGAGACAGATGACACACGCGTACTCTTCGATTCGGAGATCGAAGCAGTGGATGCTTTCGGTCAGGCTATATCAACACCATTTGCGGATCTGACCGGTGAGGAGGAGTCGACGCCAGAAGCACCTTCTTCTAACGAGTCTACCCAAACCCGGAGTGCAGCGAAACGGAGGTGGGCATACTACATTGGGAGAGGTGTGCTTCTTAATGCTGCAAAAGATATAAAGTTCTCGTTTGTGGATCGCGCATACGGCGGTCGCGGGTTGTCAGACAAGAGAATCAGGGCGGAAGAGCAAGCGCTGAGAGAACAACAGGAAGATATCGATCCTTTGATAGACGAGGGACTTGTCCGCGAGGCAGAAGTGGTCAGTGCCTCAGCACAAGCTGGTAGTGATCAAGGAGAGTTGTCTTCGAGCTCTGCTACCGTAAGTG ACGAAGAAGGGTTATCGCGCACACGCAGTGGACATTTGCTCTGGCGTTCAGACTTTGGCCGAAGCCGGTATAAGCGATGGAAAGTGGAGCGCGACGTTCCATGTATCCCTCATACCCGCGTCTACAGAGGCCACTGCAACGTTAAGACTGTTAAGGATGTCAATTACTTCGGCCTGCATGACGAGTATGTCGTAAGCGGAAGTGATTCGGGACATGTGTTCATCTGGGACCGCAAAACCGCACATTTGGTCAACATCCTGGAGGGAGATGGGGAGGTGGTAAACGTTATTCAGG GCCACCCCTACGAACCAACAATGGCAGTTTCCGGCATCGATCATACGATCAAGATCTTCTCTCCAGACGCCCATCTCCAACGCAACGCACGCAAAGGTGTTGGTGTACACTCATCAGACGCGAGCGTCTTCTCTAGCATCAATTGGGAGCGGAGGCGCCGTAATCGCGCCACTGACACTCCAACCGATGCGGATGGTGAAGCAGCAGTCGAAGCCGGTAGCGACAGTGACGACGAGGTTGCACCTGGCGGGCTCAGTAGTCGCAAGAGAATGCATCAAGCATATCAGATTACGAGCAAAAACGACATGGACAGAAAAGGTGGGAGAGACGATTACTTCATCAGCCAGGCTGTATTTGCACAGCTGGCTAGACATATCGCAAGGGGTCAGGCAGGCGGTGCTGAGGGCGGTGATGGAGAGGAAGGAGAAGATGGCCACCCTATTGTCATTACTGAGGAGAACTGCAACATTATGTGA